The Actinomycetota bacterium nucleotide sequence AGTTCCGGGTGGAACTGGGTGGCGTAGACGTTGGTCCCGACACGGAACGCCTGCACCGGGCAGGCTGAGGAGGAGGCAAGGTTGACGGCGTGTGCCGGCAGCTTGTTGATCGCCTCCTTGTGCCCGACGAACGCTTCGAAAGTGTCGGGAAGCGCCTGAAAGAGCCGGTCGGCGCGTCCCTCGTCGGTGAGGTTGATCATGGTCGGTCCGACCGGCTCCGAGTAGGTCCGGTCGACCACCGCTCCCTCGTGTATCCCCAGTGTGCCGATGCCGTAGCAGGCTCCCAGGAAGGGGAAGTCCCGGGGAACGATCCGGTCGAGCAGGGCGCTGATCTCGGCCTCAACCCGGACCTGGACGTCCGACTTCTCCACGTCGGACGAGTTGAACGGCCCGCCCCCGACGATGATGCCGGAGAGCTCGTCGAGGTCCACCGCGCCAAGCGGCCCCTGCTCCAGCCGCACCCGGCGCAGCTGGGACTCTTCGAGCCCGGCGAAGCGGCGCATCGCCTGGTACTCGTCGTCGGCCGCCAGGTCGACCTCCCGGGTGGCGAGGAGCAGGAAGGGTTTCATGGGTTCAGATCTTACGCAGGCTGCAGGTCAGGCTGGGTGGTTGGGGTCCACCCAGGCGACAAGCGTGGGAGCCTCGGCCACTTCCAGGTCCAGGTTCACCACTACCGGCTCCTGATCGCTCCGGACGACGATGCAGTTGAGCGGCTCATCGTCGTCGGCGTTGATCTCCTGGTGCGGAAC carries:
- a CDS encoding glutamine amidotransferase, producing the protein MKPFLLLATREVDLAADDEYQAMRRFAGLEESQLRRVRLEQGPLGAVDLDELSGIIVGGGPFNSSDVEKSDVQVRVEAEISALLDRIVPRDFPFLGACYGIGTLGIHEGAVVDRTYSEPVGPTMINLTDEGRADRLFQALPDTFEAFVGHKEAINKLPAHAVNLASSSACPVQAFRVGTNVYATQFHPELDADGIAVRIDVYKHAGYFEPHEADDLKARARASSVVHPPDLLRRFVELFARD